A single region of the Actinomycetes bacterium genome encodes:
- a CDS encoding helix-turn-helix domain-containing protein — protein MSANRTSRNRFASLAEAADQARVSPRTVRRWVAAGLLPAYRLGPRVLRVDLDDLDALARRIPTAGGR, from the coding sequence ATGTCTGCAAACCGGACTTCCAGGAATCGGTTCGCCTCACTGGCTGAGGCCGCCGATCAGGCACGCGTCTCGCCCAGGACGGTCAGGCGTTGGGTCGCTGCCGGACTCCTCCCGGCCTATCGGCTGGGGCCCAGGGTGCTACGCGTCGACCTGGACGATCTCGACGCCCTGGCCCGTCGGATCCCCACGGCGGGCGGCCGGTGA